In the Synergistaceae bacterium genome, TGGGCGCATTCAGCCTCCTCCTCATGTTTCTTACCCGATTCTCTGGCTTTTCGGGTTGGAGCGCCGCGTCCTGTCCGACCGTCTGGATATCAGCATCTGCATTGGGGAGGCCTTTCGCCTGATTCCATTGATCCGGTGGGAATCGCTGCGACAAACCTTGATCAAATTCATCACTTGGATGGCAGCCAAAGTCTGGTTACCCGAAGAGCAGCTCGTGGCCTTCAGCCGTTCTCTTCCCACCGTGCCCGCGGAAATTTTGGACATGTTACTGAGGCCCTACGCCGACGCAAAACTACCGCTCCCCTCCGCGGTAGCCTTCACAATCATGCGCGCGTCTCCTTTGGCCGATGGGGAGGACCTGAAGCGGTCGCTACCCCACTCCGAAGATCTGGTTGCGCAGTTTGCGATCAAGTACAAGTCCAAGTGCCAGGGCGGGCTTATCCTTTCCAAGCCCAAAAGCTCCCTTTTCGTGGCCTACGTCCCCACCAATCCAACGCTCTCCGGGGACAAAAACGCCTCCGGAGGAGTTCTGGAGCTTCCAGATTTCTTTAAAGACCTTTCAGACTTCGTGCCCCTCGTCGCCGCCTGGAGGAATTTTCTGAAAGACATGCCCGGCGCTCCGGATGAGCCTCTCGACGCGGCCAAAGAGCTGGAAGATCGGCCTGACTGGGAATCCTTCATTCGTCGATTGCGAGGTCTGTCCGAGACGGCGGTGCCCAGCGAAGAAGAGACGGCACACCCGCCCCTCGTTACCAATCTGAGGGCCGTGGCGGACCTGATGCGCATCGAGAATTCGGAGGAGGGAGACGATCCTAAAAAGCGAAAGCCTGGCGCGGCGAACCGTAAGATAATCTCTGAAGCCGCCCGGGTCGAGGGTCTTCTCGTTTTACCAGACCTTGGGATCGCGGGCAAGGAATATCACTGGGACGACATCCTAGTGCTGGCGCCATTTCCGTTGGGAGCCCGACCCTCCCTGGACTACAACGCCGCCGCGCTTTTGCTGGAGTACGCCTGCGCTCTGTTGGAGATTTCCAGCCTGGACGCGCTTGAGGACTTTAACAAGATGAGGAAACGCTTGGAGGACTATTTCTCCCTGTCTTCCGACGAGCAGGCACGCTTGGAAGAACTCGCTAACGTTTTCCTGGCCGCGTCCGCAAAGGCGGAGCCGGGTAACCTGGGGGAATGTCTCCAGTTTTGGCTGCAACAGGAGGAGAGGGCCACGATACGGGATTTTCTCGTTTTGTTCCTAATGTCGGAGTGGAAGGAGGAGCGAAAAGAAGAACAAAAAAAAGAACTGGTCCGTGGAATCTGCGGTTCCCTCGACGTCCAAGAAGGCCCGCCCCCCGCCCCTCGCTCGGCGGAAGAACGGCTGGAACTCGGTCTGCAAATCGGCAAGATCTTGTCGCCCTTATTTAAAGATTGACGTGATGTGGCGCGAGGAAAAGACGTAAGAGATCAGGTATTCGGGAGGTATTCGGGCGTTTTTATTGTTTCGCGAATACGGAGTTGGCAAAAAGAAAATCGTTTGATATAATAACTTGCTAGGTATAGAGTTCTTTTTCAGAAAAAGCCGGCGTGGCTCAGGGGTAGAGCAGCGCACTCGTAATGCGCAGGTCAACAGTTCAAATCTGTTCGCCGGCTCCAGTAAATACAAGGATTTACGATAAAGCGATGAGAAAGCCAATGGCTTCAGCTATTGGATGAGAATTGTAACGCCGCCTTTGGCGGCGTTTGTTTTGTATTTGGTTTCTTGCCATATGTCTACTTTCATGTTAAATTCCTTTTATGGCTTTATGGCTTATCAACGATGGATTTATTCGAACACATCTATGTTCAATATTGGCTATCATCTTAATCTGGTGTCCAAAATATCGGCGCAAGGTGCTTGTTGGTGATGTAGAAATCCGACGACCCCGACACTACGCCGGATGTGTCGGAAACGATCCAGGAGGCCCAGCTTGTCCCCGGTCCTGTTCGGTACGACATTGGCCCGGTGGAGCTGGACCCCGATGAGACACCACTGGTCCTGGCGAAACGGGCGAAGCTAGCCGCAATCGCCACCACTCGATGGAAGGCGGAGGTCGGGGGGGTGAAAGTCGGCGAAATGAAGATCGATACCTCGCGGGAAAGCCGGTCGCCCATTACCGGCGCAGCACTGGCAACGGTGTTAGATGAAACATATATCTGCCAATGGAAGACGGCGCAAGGGTTCATCACTCTCAACGCAGAAACGATTCTGGCGGCAGCCACGGGGGTACGTCAGCATGTACAGGCATGTTTCGATCATGAGGCGGAGTTGACGGCAGTCGTTGCCGCCGCAGAGATGATCGAGGCTGTCGAATCGGTCTCCTGGGAATGAACTGGACGCCGAGGCAGCCTCGGAAGCTGGAGGCGGAAACGCGCGAGGCAGAACGGGCGGTAATCGCGGAGATAGAGGAACTCCATGGGCGGACGGCGAACGTTTGCCCAGAGTGTGGGAGTACGAACTATCATCATGTTGACGGGTGTATGGTGTGTCAGTCATGCGGATTTTCGCCTTGTGGGGTTTAGTATAGATAGAAAAATTGAGACAGCCGCTCCTTCGGGGGCGGCGTTTTATTTGGGAGGTTGAAATGGGAGACATCAGCAAGGACTTCAATGCTTCGGAATTCGCGTGTAAGAGCGGGTGCGGGTTGAAATATCCCGCACCCGCTCTGTTTCGGAATTCGGGAAACGGTGGACAGACCTATTCTCATCGTCTCTGGGTGGCGCTGTGCCCTGCACAATCATGCTGTTGGCAGCAAGCTCCTGGGGAAACAGGGATTCGGGCGTGGCCAGGTGGGCGACGCTACGGCCTCGGCTCACACACGGGGCGAGGCTTCGGATATTCGAGGACGCTCGCGATTTGGAGGCTCATTTGACGCAAATGGGTGTAGATGCAGGAAGACCCAAGGAAGAAGCCCAAGTTACCGCGAAAATCGCCGTTGCGGCCGCTCGCCGCGCCAGTCAGGCGTCGGGGTTGCCTGTGGAAAATTTCGTTCAAATTGCCATGAGAAACATAGATCACGAGACGTGGAACAAGGAGCGACAGAACGCTCAGACGGAAACTCAAACAGAAGACCCCGCTTCTGATATTAGTTTAGAACAGGGCATTAACCCGGACGTTCCTCAAATTAGCGCAGGCGAGAAAGCGGAACAGCCTGTACAAAAAGCCGATGATGCGCGGAACAACGCAAAAATGATGAAGATGCTGGATGCTCAGTACCTGGCGGCGGTTAATGCCGGAGACATGGAAACCGCGCAAAAAATCATTGACGACCAGGCTCGGAATAACGGGTATGTTCCCATAAGCGATATCCCAAAAGACGATTGGACGAACTTGTATTCGTATCCGCATGAGTACGATGATTATGAATCCTTCTACACTATGAGACAAATCACGGACTCTCCCGGACGAATAATAACGATGTTTAGCGCGGTACCGAAGACCGTCAAAGAGGGCTCTTTCCGTAATGGCGATTGGATAACGCCCTCAAGGGACTATGCGCA is a window encoding:
- a CDS encoding TerB N-terminal domain-containing protein, translating into MFYLVIGIVLVVVSAIITQRSRYRTEQEENQDSGVEIQGSESLDSKAQSVEAGNTPSNDKDVAEPSRPAETDVVPKADSSPTKVASGESSPEAVTSEAASYGVEEEIVPLKPLLAATPISSPNALTSATYSAVAPPTVGDSPYAYGNTEETKTKPEATLLRWSGKTGSIQIGELIIRGPVTYWSDGPSNTPEPSCIDVTLPVEYPDEEHALPNEGAGSYQEMTPLQRGGYLLWLAGGRIQPPPHVSYPILWLFGLERRVLSDRLDISICIGEAFRLIPLIRWESLRQTLIKFITWMAAKVWLPEEQLVAFSRSLPTVPAEILDMLLRPYADAKLPLPSAVAFTIMRASPLADGEDLKRSLPHSEDLVAQFAIKYKSKCQGGLILSKPKSSLFVAYVPTNPTLSGDKNASGGVLELPDFFKDLSDFVPLVAAWRNFLKDMPGAPDEPLDAAKELEDRPDWESFIRRLRGLSETAVPSEEETAHPPLVTNLRAVADLMRIENSEEGDDPKKRKPGAANRKIISEAARVEGLLVLPDLGIAGKEYHWDDILVLAPFPLGARPSLDYNAAALLLEYACALLEISSLDALEDFNKMRKRLEDYFSLSSDEQARLEELANVFLAASAKAEPGNLGECLQFWLQQEERATIRDFLVLFLMSEWKEERKEEQKKELVRGICGSLDVQEGPPPAPRSAEERLELGLQIGKILSPLFKD
- a CDS encoding DUF4376 domain-containing protein, with translation MSETIQEAQLVPGPVRYDIGPVELDPDETPLVLAKRAKLAAIATTRWKAEVGGVKVGEMKIDTSRESRSPITGAALATVLDETYICQWKTAQGFITLNAETILAAATGVRQHVQACFDHEAELTAVVAAAEMIEAVESVSWE